The bacterium HR17 DNA window CCGACAATCTGTTGGCGATGGCGCTGGTGCGCAAATTGGGTGCGACGAAAGGGAGCGCGACGATGGCGCTGGTGGGCAGTTTGCTTGGAGGATTGGTCGGCGGTGCGGTCGGCGGTCTGGCGGGGCCCGTCGGATCAGCCGCGTCGGCGCTGGTGGGCGCGTTCGGCGGCGGTTACGCCGCCGTTTACGCCTGGGAGCGTTACCGCCATCAACGACCCCACGCCGACGCCCACAAAATTGCCTTCGGCACCGTCGTCGGGCGTATCATCGGCATCGTCGTCAAACTTGTTTGGGTTATCGTGTTGGTTTGGCTGAGTTGGGGTGCGTGACCACCGTTGCGCGAAAGGAGGCAGGTAGCATGAAGTTGGCGGCGCAAGAGGGTCTGGTGCCAGGCGCATCGCTGGAAGAGAAACTGGACAAGTTGGCGGCATGGGGTTACGAAGGCGTGGAGTTTTGGGGCAGCGAATGGCTGCTGCAAAATGTCGGGTTCGTGCGGTCGGCAGTGGAAAAAGCGGGGCTGCAAGTCAGCACGATTTGCGCGGGCTATCGCGGGTCAGTGCTTGACCCTGACCCGAGCGTGCGCCGTCAAGCCGTTGAGGACATCAAAGCCCGTTTGACCGCTGCAGCGGAGCTGGGCGCTGTGGGGTTAATTTTTGTGCCCATTTTCGGTCCGCCCAAGTTGCCCGACCTTTCGCCCTACAAAACTGCCGTTGACCTTGAGCGCGAATTGCTGCTGTTTTACTTGGACGAACTAGGCAAGCACGCCGAGCAAGTCGGCGCAATTTTGTTGCTGGAACCGCTCAACCGTTACGAGACGCACTTTTTGCGCCGTGTGGGGCAAGCGGTGGAACTGTGTGAGCAAGTGGGCAACCCCCGCATCGGAGTCATGGCGGACTTTTTCCACATGAACATTGAAGAAGCGTCTATCCCTGACGCCCTCCGCAAAGGCGGCAAATGGCTCAAGCACATCCACTTGGCGGACAGCAACCGTTTACTGCCTGGCTGGGGGCACACGGACTTTCGCAGCGGCTTTGCGGCACTCAAAGAAATCGGCTTCACGGGCTTCATGGCGCTGGAGTGCGGCGTGCCCGATGACCCCAATGAAACTTTGCCCCGATGCGCTCAACTGCTGCGCGAGTGGGGGGCATGAAAATCACAGCCACCGCTTCAAAAACGGAAACGCTCCGTGCCCGTTGAACTCGTGCCCGCCGTCAAAGATGTGCAAACTCAGCCGTTCCGTAGCGCCAAACACAGCGTAAATGCGCCGCAGATACTCAAAGGCTTCTTTGGTCGCGGCGATAGGGAAAATTGGATCGTCGGTGCCGCTTTCAATGTGCACGGGACGGGGTGCGATCAAGCCGGCGACATCGGGCATCTCGGCATACCGCAAAATGTTCGGCACATAGTTGTCCACGCAGTGGCTGAGAGCGTAAATGCTGGCTTTGAAGGTGTTGAAGTAGCCGCTGATGACACAGACCTTGATGCGCGTGTCCAGCGCTGCCGCAAACAGCGAGGTTGTTCCGCCACCGGAGATGCCCATGACGGCGATGCGGTGGGCGTCCACATCGGGGCGCGTCCGCAAGTAGTCTATCGCCCGCATGACATCGTAAACGCGCCACGCAATCATCGTTTCGCCCAACAGCAGCGCGGCGCCTGCCAGCGGCTGACATGACGAAACGGTAGGACCGCGTTGGCGGGCGGCTTCATCGCGCCGATGTCCGAACCCCAGTTGCTCTATCGCCAACGCTGCAAAGCCATGGGCGACGCATTGCAAGGCGAAATCGCGCTGGTAGCCATCCCATCGCTCGCGCAAACTGCCGTCTTCGTTGATGCCCACGATATCGTCCACGCCTCGCCCATGTCC harbors:
- a CDS encoding D-tagatose 3-epimerase gives rise to the protein MKLAAQEGLVPGASLEEKLDKLAAWGYEGVEFWGSEWLLQNVGFVRSAVEKAGLQVSTICAGYRGSVLDPDPSVRRQAVEDIKARLTAAAELGAVGLIFVPIFGPPKLPDLSPYKTAVDLERELLLFYLDELGKHAEQVGAILLLEPLNRYETHFLRRVGQAVELCEQVGNPRIGVMADFFHMNIEEASIPDALRKGGKWLKHIHLADSNRLLPGWGHTDFRSGFAALKEIGFTGFMALECGVPDDPNETLPRCAQLLREWGA